TTGGGACAGAATCATGCTCTATAGAAAGTCTTTGGATTTCTGTTTCAATGGTTATAACATCGCCAACCCATGGAGAATTTTTCCAGCATGATAAAAAGTTGCAAGCAATACCATGGAATAAGCTATCCAAAGCGTGAGGGTGTAGCTTCTTCAAACTGCTTAGAACAATGGAAAAAATGGCAAGCCCCAAAATGAGTTCCATACCCAGAAAATGACTGATGAGTTCTTAAAATCTGACCTTCAAAGTGGGGAACTCTATGAATTTTGTTGTTGGTACCTGGAGACCCTGTGCAGGAGACTGTAATGATTGCCCAGAGTAGATACCTTCCTGTCCCCCCAAAATAAGCGATGTCTCCGCAGTCTGAAACAAAACGAAGAATGGGAATAAAAACGATACCCTTCAAAGGAACCCAGCAACAAGGCCATTTTGATATAGATTAACAGGAGTTTCCCAAAGAAGAGATGGATTGAGTGAGCACTACCAGAGATGTCCTCTGGTAGCTGGAGGTTGATCACCATAGAGGAATCTAGTTCTAAAGAGGCACTTTCTGTTTTACCTGGGTGGACTGCTGCCTCTTGGATCCCACCATCCCCAGTTGATTATAAACCAGATTTCTCCAGTGCTCACTCCATCCATCTCTTCTTGGGAAACCCCTGTTAATCTATATCAGGGAGCTTTCTAACCTTACATTCTTATGTCCAGATTTACAGCCtgtaaggaaaagagagattaaGGGTGGGACCAAAAAGGAACTAGACCTAGAAGAAACTCTCTGACCCTAGAAAGAACTAAAGATCTTACACTCCATTGAGGGTACAATGGCATGGGTTGGAAGGGTTGGGGGCGCaaacttttaaggttttttttggcTACCATTGTTCACATGATTATCTTatcaagctttttgtttttttttttaatggaaacaatcCCGCAGCATTTACTGTCCTCTGGTAATAACATAAaggtaatcaaaacaatatgaaCAAATGTTTTAGAACTACACTTCCAACAAAGgacatctaaaaacaaacaaactacatGGCCTTCTCAAGAACTTCTCACTTCATTGATCATTTCTAGTTGGAGACAATTTGGAGCCGGATAATATTATCTCCTTCTGGCATGATCCGACCCAGTTGTTTTCTTGACATTGTTTTAGAATGAACCTCTTCTGCATCATCTAATACAAGGTTCATGTACTCACCAAAACCAGTGATACAGCCCTCTATTTGCATGTTCATTTGCTCGTAAAGCCACACCTGAATCTGAGATTTATTTTGTAAGTATCTGAAGATGAGGTTGATGAGCTGTACCATCACGTTCTGTACTTTTTGGCCCTGGCCAGTGTATGCCATGGTGGAAGCTAACCTTTTACCAGGTTCTTTGGAGTAGTGAGAGCCACATATTCAACTGACCAGATTTGAAAAAAGGAGTGAAATGTGGAAGAGAACTGTAGTCATCTGGATTGGGCTGCTGAAATCACTGTTAAGCActgctgttgttgttttcatgGGAAATGTATTCTTCGTATTGATGCTAGAAAGATGGACATCACATAagtttacataatttaattaCAAAGTGGCAACCCCTCAATCCTGAGGTATTCTATTGATTTAGGAGCAAGTTACTGAAAAGCTGGATCATACAAAGGCATGAATGCCAGGAGGCAGGGTTTGTTGGAGGCCTTCTTAGAGTTAGCAAACCACAGACCTCATAAAGAACAGGTGGCAATGACCTTAGAGCATATACTAACTCACACGAGAGCACAGGAGTTAATTTtgataaaacacagaaaacagcTAAATTCTTGGGAGCAATGTGCTATGAGGCTCAAATTGTGACTTCTGAGACAGTAAAGAAAAGGTTATCTACCCTCTGGCCCCCACTACCAAAATGGAGTCCAGTTCCTTATTTGACTATTTGGGTTGGAGACAATGTTGCCTTGTTTAGGCATTTTGTTCATCCCAATAGAAAAGACAACATGAAAATATGCTAAATTTAGCTGGAGATTTGagcagcagcagaaaaagaagcagaataaTAGGCTGTTTCAGCAGCCCTACTCTTGGGGTTCATGGACCCCAGGATGTCCTTGCAGTAGAGGTAGTATCAGAGCAGTACTGATAATAATGCTGATTTGAGCCTCTGGCAAAGAGCAGTTGGTTTTCTGAGGgttgagacaaatgaaaagctAATGGTCCTACTGGGGGGTGGCAGCAACTGGCTAGACCAAAGACGATTTTGGAGCACTGAATGTGATAAGGTCAGGTCAGCACAATGGCCTAACTTGAAGGCACCCTTTATTGCTATAGACAATACTCTTAAGGGCcaggtgtgttttatttttattgactctTGAGCCATGAACAGCAGCATAACTATCTGGGTACCTGAGTGATAACTGACTGGGTATATCAAAGACATACCTCTATGAGGCTGTGGGCTCTGGAAAGCCTTTGGTGAAGCCAGATAGGACATTCTTGTATCTCATATGAACATTCTTTGGAAAAGTCCATACTGAGATAAGATTCAGTGAAACGATGTGGCTGATCAGGCCTACACAGCCTAGGCAGGCAGCATCAGTAACTGAATATGTCCTTACATGCTAATTATATTATCACTGCCATCTTGGGGCACTGTTTTTACTGACTGACTTGTATTCTGTTTATAGGTCGCATTTTCCTGCTACTTGGCATATCTGGCATGATTTCAATTGGCATTGTAATCTTGAGTGGTTGAGTTCCTGGATTTtgttgtcttctttaaaaaaatagttgaattttgttttaacacGTTGGAGATGTTACTTAGAGTTTAGCTTGATTTTTGGAGGCTTGATATTAAGTTTTCTCAGGGCACATCAAGAGTAAGCATtattgcggtgcctgggtggcttggtgggttaagcctcaggtcatgatctcagggtcctgggatcgagccccgcatcaggctccttgctcagtggggaccctgcttctccctctctctctgcctgcctctctgtctagttgagatctctctctgtctctctcaaataaacaaataaaatcttaaaaaaaaaaaaccaatatccCAACAAATTTGGAGGGATTGAAATCATATAGctaaaaaaagtctggaaaaaaatctccaagtatttagaaaataaatattattcttctAATGAACTGTGGGCCAAAGATAACATGTAAAAGAAAGTTAGAAAGCACTTCGAACTGatgctatgaaaaataaaatctattaaaatttatgGAATGCAACTGGAAGAGTGCTTTAGAGGAAAATCTATAGtttgaaatgtttatattaaaaaagaagataacttTAAAGTCAATTATCTGAacttccaccttaagaaactagaaaaagaaacaagtaaatgtagagtaaaaaaaaggaaggaaataataacagaataaaaattaatgaaatagataaCAACagttgagaaaaatcaaagaaccTGAGAGATGGttgttcataaaataaataaaattaataaacatctAGCTAAACTAATCAAGAAATAAAGAGATGATGCCAAAATaacccaaaccagaaaaaaagaggagTTATCACAACAGATTTTACAGATATTCAGTAGGTAAGAAAGATACATTAATGTCTTAATGctcataaatttgaaaatgtggGTGGTATGGGTatcttatttgaaagaaaaaatatgaaaaatgaattaagaaaaaatgctttaaattatgaatctaatttattttacaaatatatgaaaggacccatatttataaaataaatttgattcaTAATGCTTTTAAGCATTCACACACAGAAAAACTAAGTCTTATgattttactggtgaattctgtCAATATTtacagtaaaacacacacacagaaaacatacCAACCCTACTCAAGCTCCTGTCAGCAAATTGGGAAGGAGGGACTATTTCCTGATTTATGTATGAGgccatcataaataaataaataaataaataaataaataaataaatattatataggtCTTGAACTAGTGAGGTTGATCTAAGCAATGTAAGATTTGATAACATTCAGTAGTTGATCAATATAAATTGCCATATGGAGGAAACTCACATAATACTctcaaaacatacataaaaagCACTGGACAAAATCCAAGACACACTGATtaataaaaactgttttcaaaCTTAGAACTTTGTTTACTTCCTGAAAAGATATCTAAGATAAACTTTATCAAATATAGATAATGGTAGAAGACTAAAAACTTTCACACTAAAATTGGGAGCAAGAGGAGTCTACCTGCTCTCATCCCTTGTTTTCAAGATTGTGCTTGACTCTTAACTGATGCAGTAATTCAAAAACAACATATAGAAGCCTTCTaggctgaaaaagaaaaggcaaaattctggggcacctgggtggctcagttggttaagtgtctgtctttggctcaggtcatgatcccaaggtcctgggatcatgccccatgttagactccctgctgtgtagacagcttgcttctccctcttcacctgcagctccctctgctgctccccctgcttttgctctctctgtcaagtacacaaaatcctaaaaaaaaaaaaagaagaaaaagaaaaattctgtttatttgcagatgacacgaatatctataaagaaaattctaaagagcTTATAGAAAAAAGTACCAAAACTAGTTAGAGTATTCACAAGTTTACAGGAcaaaatttcattataaatagaaaatcaattgtatttttatattccagTCATAGCATCCAAAATCATAAATTGCTTCAGGAAAAATCTATCtgataaaatatgtgaaagattTGTATGTTGAAAgttataaaacttttcttttttcaaaatttatttgagagagagcgataGGGAGcagcgggggaggagggaggatctgaggaggtgggagagggaagggggaagggggaggggaaatgacACTGTGCAAAGAAAAGCTgccaaataagcacatgaaaagatgcgtaacatcattagtcatgggaaataaaaagttaaaatcataaTAAGATACCTATCTGTACTGAGTAGCATGGctgaatttaaaaagattgacaacaacaataacaacaaaaaagattgaCTAGACCAAGTATTGACGAGGATGTAAAACCACGGGAACTCTCATACATTACTGAGGGAATGCAGAATGGTAAAATCAGTTTAGAAAATAGTTTGGCCATTCATTAAAGTTAATCACAAATTTAGCATACATCTCTGCAATCTCATATATACACCCAcccgagagaaatgaaaacctctATTTGTATATCCGCCAAAAGACCtctatgcaaatatttatagcagctctCTTAATAATTGTCAAAAATCAACCCACCTGCCCATCAGCTAGAATAGATACAATCTATGTCATGAgatattcagcaataaaaagaacaacCTATGATATATGCCACATCATGGATAGATCTcgaaagcattatgct
This region of Mustela erminea isolate mMusErm1 chromosome 16, mMusErm1.Pri, whole genome shotgun sequence genomic DNA includes:
- the LOC116575406 gene encoding small nuclear ribonucleoprotein E-like, coding for MAYTGQGQKVQNVMVQLINLIFRYLQNKSQIQVWLYEQMNMQIEGCITGFGEYMNLVLDDAEEVHSKTMSRKQLGRIMPEGDNIIRLQIVSN